Proteins encoded by one window of Xylella fastidiosa:
- a CDS encoding glycoside hydrolase family 125 protein, whose protein sequence is MTSPLPPFPLQQRLSRRTLLRFITHTAGIALLNPIGLAQSAPRAGKPPASSSDFISRRPPQAQRRFVSAAVEQHLIHIKAKIADPELAWLFENCYPNTLDTTVTTGTRNGKPDTFIITGDIQALWLRDSAAQVQAYVPLARHDPALRRLFHGLIQRHASCIRLDPYANAFLPDGVSHPLKWSVNDVTQMQPGIGERKWEIDSLCYPIRLAHAYWRASDDIAPFDEDWRQAMHIVLRTFSEQQRLQTLGPYTFQRPALRATETLMLEGYGAPTRPNGMLHSMFRPSDDACTYPLSVPENLFAVITLRQLAAMSEAIHHDAAFASQCRSLAHEIAQATQQLGLMHDADNHPFWAYEVDGYGNQLFMDDANAPSLLSLAYLGCCTSTDPVFLRTRDLAWSARNPYFCQGRAAVGVGSPHTGRNTIWPMSIIHYALSSHDDTQIQRCLHWLKTTHAGTGFMHEAFHQDDPSTFTRSWFAWANSLFGELIVDLAQRKPHLLGGNRCAALLNG, encoded by the coding sequence ATGACATCACCATTGCCTCCCTTCCCCCTCCAGCAGCGCCTGAGTCGCCGCACCCTGCTGCGCTTTATCACTCATACCGCGGGGATTGCGCTGCTCAATCCCATAGGGCTGGCACAGAGCGCACCGCGCGCAGGCAAGCCCCCTGCATCATCCTCCGACTTCATCAGCCGCCGCCCACCCCAAGCACAGCGCCGCTTTGTCAGTGCTGCGGTGGAACAGCATTTGATACACATCAAAGCCAAGATTGCTGACCCTGAATTGGCTTGGCTGTTTGAAAACTGCTATCCGAACACGCTGGACACCACCGTCACCACCGGCACCCGCAACGGCAAGCCCGACACCTTCATCATCACCGGCGATATCCAAGCACTCTGGCTGCGTGATTCTGCGGCACAAGTGCAGGCCTATGTCCCCTTGGCCCGCCATGACCCCGCGCTGCGCCGTTTATTCCACGGCCTGATCCAACGCCACGCGTCATGCATCCGTTTGGACCCTTACGCCAATGCCTTTCTGCCCGATGGGGTTAGCCACCCTTTGAAATGGTCCGTCAACGATGTGACGCAGATGCAACCAGGGATTGGGGAGCGTAAATGGGAAATTGATTCCCTGTGTTACCCCATCCGCTTAGCGCATGCCTATTGGCGCGCCAGTGACGATATCGCACCGTTTGACGAGGACTGGCGACAGGCCATGCACATCGTGCTGCGCACCTTCAGCGAACAACAACGCTTGCAGACTCTCGGCCCGTATACCTTCCAGCGTCCAGCACTGCGGGCCACTGAAACATTGATGCTGGAGGGCTACGGCGCGCCGACGCGACCCAACGGGATGCTGCACTCGATGTTCCGTCCCTCCGACGATGCCTGCACCTACCCCTTGTCGGTGCCAGAAAATCTGTTCGCCGTCATCACGCTGCGCCAGCTGGCTGCAATGAGCGAGGCGATTCACCATGATGCTGCATTTGCAAGCCAGTGCCGCAGCCTAGCCCACGAGATCGCGCAGGCGACACAGCAATTGGGGCTGATGCACGATGCGGACAACCACCCCTTCTGGGCCTACGAAGTAGATGGCTATGGCAACCAATTATTTATGGATGATGCCAATGCTCCGAGCCTGCTCAGCTTGGCTTATCTGGGCTGCTGCACGTCGACCGATCCGGTGTTCTTACGCACCCGTGACTTGGCCTGGAGCGCGCGGAATCCGTATTTCTGTCAGGGACGCGCCGCTGTTGGGGTGGGTAGCCCACACACGGGGCGCAATACTATTTGGCCGATGTCGATCATCCATTACGCGCTGAGTAGTCACGACGACACTCAGATCCAACGCTGTTTGCACTGGCTGAAAACCACCCATGCCGGGACCGGCTTCATGCACGAAGCATTTCATCAGGACGACCCAAGCACGTTTACCCGCAGTTGGTTCGCCTGGGCGAATAGTTTGTTCGGTGAATTGATCGTCGATCTGGCACAACGCAAGCCGCATCTGCTCGGAGGGAACCGCTGTGCTGCGCTGCTGAATGGATGA
- a CDS encoding GH92 family glycosyl hydrolase, with protein sequence MATRRTFLRGAISLTLIGSTGQLRALAHPRANTWALPIDTQAQADLTRYVDVFIGSSGHGHTFPGATLPFGMVQLSPDTDNAVWDACSGYHASNGSIMGFSHTHLSGTGIGDMLDILLMPGTGDVKLAPGPLNAPETGYRQRYDHAEEVASPGYYQVRLKDTDIVAELTATARTGLHRYHFPQHQAGHLLLDLSHAMQDNPSTPPRLRDVELSIVDTRTLLGGRRVYQWAKGRYLFFAMRLSRPFARAQLYSNDAPLTADTRQVQGVCLKAALHFPDAGEAPLLVKVGLSAVSAANALANLDAELPDFDFARVHAEAVAAWENALGRARIATDNPAQRRIFYTSLYHSLLAPTLFSDVDGRYRGMDLQVHTLPTGYHNYSTYSLWDTYRALHPLLTLVQSDRVPDLLQCLVRGAAECPDGVGIWPLQGVETGCMIGYHSAVALAEGYTKGFTGIDYAAAWPHYRKRAMQDHAHGLRYYRRLGYIPSDKVDESVSRTLEYAYDDWACAHLATAAGAHSEARVLRARSRHYRHVFNRDSGFMQPRLENGAWATPFDPRALGHLKQWHDFTECNAWQATFLNQHDVYGYMALFGGADHFAAKLDALFSALSELPPGAPPDIDGMVGQYAHGNEPSHHIAYLYVYAGQAYKTQAMVRRLLREQYHDGRDGLSGNEDCGQMSAWFVLSALGMYAVDPVSGIYVIGSPLFPYAELDVGRGRKLRILARHTSASNVYVQALRWNGSPMTRAWLRHTELAGGGTLEFEMGAQPNLDFGTHPQDLPPSFMALQPVPKHA encoded by the coding sequence ATGGCAACACGACGCACTTTTTTGCGGGGTGCGATCAGCCTGACGCTGATTGGCAGCACTGGCCAGCTACGTGCTCTGGCACATCCACGCGCCAATACCTGGGCACTGCCCATTGACACACAGGCACAGGCAGATCTAACGCGTTACGTGGATGTGTTTATCGGCAGCAGCGGTCATGGGCACACTTTCCCAGGGGCTACGCTGCCTTTTGGCATGGTGCAACTCAGCCCGGACACCGATAACGCGGTCTGGGATGCTTGCTCCGGCTATCACGCCTCCAACGGCTCGATCATGGGGTTCTCGCACACTCACCTCTCCGGCACGGGCATTGGCGACATGTTGGACATTTTGCTCATGCCTGGGACTGGGGACGTGAAGCTGGCACCTGGGCCGCTCAATGCTCCTGAGACCGGCTACCGGCAACGCTACGATCACGCCGAGGAAGTGGCCTCGCCTGGTTACTACCAGGTGCGCCTGAAGGACACGGACATTGTGGCCGAGCTGACCGCCACCGCACGGACTGGCCTGCATCGTTACCATTTCCCTCAACATCAAGCCGGTCACCTGCTGTTGGACTTGAGCCACGCGATGCAGGACAACCCAAGCACCCCACCACGGTTGCGCGATGTCGAGTTATCGATCGTCGATACACGCACGCTACTGGGCGGCCGCCGTGTGTATCAGTGGGCCAAGGGCCGCTATCTCTTCTTCGCTATGCGGTTGTCACGCCCGTTTGCACGTGCGCAGTTGTATAGCAACGATGCGCCGCTGACTGCGGACACGCGCCAGGTTCAGGGCGTGTGTCTGAAAGCGGCGTTGCACTTCCCCGATGCGGGCGAGGCGCCGTTGCTGGTCAAAGTCGGCCTGTCTGCGGTCAGCGCCGCAAATGCGCTTGCCAATCTCGACGCAGAATTGCCGGATTTCGATTTTGCCCGTGTACATGCCGAGGCCGTGGCGGCCTGGGAGAATGCTCTAGGGCGCGCGCGGATCGCAACCGACAATCCGGCGCAACGTCGCATTTTTTACACCAGTCTGTACCACAGTCTGCTGGCGCCCACGTTGTTCAGTGATGTGGATGGGCGCTACCGCGGTATGGATCTCCAGGTGCATACGCTGCCAACTGGCTACCACAATTACAGTACCTACTCTTTATGGGACACCTACCGCGCGCTGCATCCGCTGCTGACGCTGGTGCAGTCGGATCGGGTCCCGGATCTGTTGCAATGTCTGGTCCGTGGCGCGGCTGAGTGTCCGGACGGTGTCGGGATCTGGCCATTACAGGGCGTGGAGACCGGCTGCATGATCGGCTATCACTCCGCGGTAGCACTCGCCGAGGGCTATACAAAAGGATTCACTGGCATCGACTATGCGGCGGCTTGGCCGCACTACCGCAAGCGCGCCATGCAGGATCACGCTCACGGTCTGCGGTACTACCGCAGGCTCGGCTATATCCCCAGTGACAAGGTGGATGAATCCGTCAGCCGGACGCTGGAGTATGCCTATGACGATTGGGCATGTGCGCATTTGGCCACCGCCGCAGGGGCGCACAGTGAGGCACGGGTGCTACGCGCACGCTCCCGCCATTATCGCCATGTGTTCAACCGCGACAGTGGCTTTATGCAACCGCGTCTGGAAAATGGTGCCTGGGCAACGCCGTTTGATCCACGCGCGTTGGGGCACTTGAAGCAGTGGCACGATTTCACGGAGTGCAATGCTTGGCAGGCAACGTTCCTCAATCAGCACGATGTGTACGGTTATATGGCTCTGTTCGGCGGCGCTGATCACTTTGCCGCCAAACTCGACGCTCTGTTTTCTGCACTCTCGGAATTGCCGCCAGGAGCACCACCGGATATTGATGGGATGGTGGGTCAGTACGCCCACGGTAACGAGCCAAGCCACCATATCGCCTATCTGTACGTGTATGCGGGGCAAGCGTACAAAACGCAAGCGATGGTGCGCCGCCTACTCCGGGAGCAATACCATGATGGGCGCGATGGTCTGTCCGGGAATGAGGATTGCGGGCAGATGAGTGCTTGGTTTGTGCTCAGTGCGCTGGGGATGTACGCAGTGGATCCGGTCAGCGGTATCTATGTGATCGGCAGCCCGTTGTTCCCATACGCGGAGTTGGACGTGGGCCGAGGCCGTAAGCTGCGCATCTTGGCGCGTCACACCAGTGCGTCCAATGTCTATGTGCAAGCACTGCGCTGGAACGGCAGTCCGATGACGCGTGCTTGGCTGCGCCACACTGAATTGGCAGGAGGGGGGACGCTGGAATTTGAGATGGGTGCGCAACCGAATCTCGATTTCGGCACCCATCCGCAGGATCTGCCTCCATCTTTCATGGCATTGCAGCCAGTTCCGAAACACGCATGA
- a CDS encoding glycoside hydrolase family 35 protein — translation MLRHLLTLSLIFAIVLPIGVSAAPWPAFSTRGTQFIRDGRPYQLISGAIHFQRIPRAYWKDRLQKARAMGLNTVETYVFWNLVELREGQFDFTGNNDIGAFVREAASQGLNVILRPGPYVCAEWEAGGFPAWLFADPTLRVRSQDPRFLDASQRYLEALGTQVRPLLNGNGGPIIAVQVENEYGSYGDDHGYLQAVRALFIKAGLGGALLFTADGAQMLGNGTLPDVLAAVNVAPGEAKQALDKLATFHPGQPQLVGEYWAGWFDQWGKPHAQTDAKQQADEIEWMLRQGHSINLYMFVGGTSFGFMNGANFQGGPSDHYSPQTTSYDYDAVLDEAGRPMPKFALFRDVITRVTGLQPPPLPAASRFIDLPDTPLRASASLWDNLPAAVATTADPQPMERYGQAYGYILYRTTLHGPRKGRLYLGEVRDDAHVYVDRLFVGRAERRRQQVWVEVDIPSGTHCLDVLVENSGRVNYGPHLADGRAGLIGPVMLNHERVNNWETFLLPLQTPEAIHGWTTAPMQGPAFHRGTLFIRTPGDTFLDMEAFSKGVTWANGHMLGRYWDIGPQRALYFPGAWQRQGENTVLVFDVSDTAAAQVRGVQQQRWITPRTAK, via the coding sequence ATGCTGCGTCACCTGCTCACGTTGTCGCTGATATTCGCAATCGTGCTGCCCATTGGAGTTAGCGCCGCGCCTTGGCCTGCTTTTTCAACTCGGGGAACGCAATTCATCCGTGATGGGAGGCCGTATCAGTTGATCTCGGGTGCCATCCACTTCCAACGCATCCCGCGGGCGTACTGGAAGGACCGTTTGCAAAAAGCCCGAGCAATGGGGTTGAACACGGTGGAAACCTATGTTTTCTGGAACCTGGTTGAACTCCGTGAAGGTCAATTCGACTTCACAGGGAATAACGACATTGGTGCTTTTGTGCGTGAAGCAGCGTCGCAAGGTCTGAACGTGATTCTGCGTCCCGGGCCATATGTGTGTGCAGAATGGGAGGCAGGGGGGTTCCCAGCGTGGCTGTTCGCCGATCCAACGCTACGGGTGCGCAGTCAGGATCCGCGTTTTCTTGATGCCAGTCAGCGCTATCTGGAGGCACTCGGCACACAGGTCAGGCCGCTGCTCAATGGCAATGGCGGTCCCATCATTGCAGTGCAGGTTGAGAATGAGTACGGCTCTTATGGGGATGATCATGGCTATCTACAGGCTGTGCGCGCGCTATTCATCAAGGCCGGTTTGGGAGGTGCGCTGTTGTTTACCGCCGACGGGGCTCAGATGCTTGGCAATGGCACGCTGCCGGACGTGCTGGCGGCGGTGAATGTCGCACCGGGTGAGGCAAAACAGGCGCTCGACAAGCTCGCCACATTCCATCCTGGGCAGCCGCAGCTGGTGGGTGAATATTGGGCGGGGTGGTTCGACCAGTGGGGCAAGCCGCATGCGCAGACTGATGCAAAGCAGCAGGCTGATGAGATCGAATGGATGTTGCGGCAAGGGCATTCGATCAATCTGTATATGTTTGTTGGCGGCACCAGTTTTGGTTTTATGAATGGTGCTAACTTCCAAGGTGGTCCCAGTGACCATTACAGCCCTCAAACCACAAGCTACGATTACGATGCGGTGTTGGACGAAGCCGGACGGCCGATGCCGAAGTTCGCGCTGTTCCGCGATGTCATCACCCGTGTGACTGGTCTCCAGCCGCCGCCTTTGCCAGCGGCAAGCCGTTTTATCGATTTGCCGGACACGCCATTGCGCGCATCCGCTTCGCTCTGGGACAACCTGCCTGCAGCGGTCGCCACCACAGCAGATCCGCAGCCGATGGAGCGCTATGGGCAGGCCTACGGTTACATTTTGTACCGCACCACGCTCCACGGGCCACGGAAGGGCAGGCTGTATCTGGGTGAGGTGCGGGATGACGCCCATGTCTACGTTGATCGTCTCTTCGTGGGTCGGGCGGAACGGCGTCGGCAGCAGGTCTGGGTGGAGGTTGACATTCCCTCCGGTACTCACTGTCTGGATGTCTTGGTAGAAAACAGTGGACGGGTTAACTACGGTCCGCACCTGGCTGACGGCCGCGCCGGGCTGATTGGTCCGGTGATGCTCAATCATGAACGCGTCAACAATTGGGAAACGTTCCTGCTGCCGTTGCAGACGCCCGAAGCGATCCACGGTTGGACAACCGCACCGATGCAAGGACCTGCTTTTCATCGTGGCACGTTGTTTATCCGCACGCCTGGAGACACATTTTTGGATATGGAGGCTTTCAGCAAGGGGGTGACCTGGGCCAATGGTCACATGCTTGGCCGCTACTGGGACATCGGCCCGCAGCGGGCGCTTTACTTCCCGGGGGCGTGGCAGCGCCAAGGGGAGAATACGGTGCTCGTCTTCGATGTGAGCGATACGGCAGCAGCACAGGTACGCGGTGTGCAGCAGCAACGCTGGATCACTCCAAGGACGGCCAAATAA
- a CDS encoding peptidylprolyl isomerase — protein MTRYFSIVLSLLLAVSCVFLPVASARQQQHQPLDRIVAVVDDNVVLKSELDRAIHNVKSQYVGHEGQLPPDEVLQRQVLERLILIKLQVARAQTNGIRVSDDELNQAISSIAENNKTSVDGLRQKLVAEGISFPEFRQSVRDEITVHHLRQGFAQSRIVVSEGEVDTALAQANSGAQYHLQHILVSLPDGATSEQIAIAQKKINGIKSVIDKGELAFSAAAVRYSDSPNALESGDLGWRSLDEIPEAFAQMVQTMKPGQIVGPLRGTSGFQLLKLVEVRDSTAAAGPRQMATEYHARHILVRITDKQKEAQAKAKIDTLRARIAGGADFQTVARESSEDANNSNQGGDLGWFPSDAFGADFGNHVKALADGNVSEPFRSAAGWHIVQRLGTRQTDVTRENQRAQIRDTIGQRKLEESYERFLRELRSEAYVSLQIEEPADDHHTPSAAVTPATGAVLPAATKH, from the coding sequence ATGACCAGATATTTTTCTATTGTTCTCTCTTTGCTGTTGGCTGTGTCCTGCGTGTTTTTGCCGGTGGCGTCAGCACGACAGCAACAACATCAACCGCTTGATCGCATTGTTGCTGTGGTTGATGACAATGTGGTCTTGAAAAGCGAGCTTGATCGCGCGATTCACAATGTCAAATCACAGTATGTTGGCCATGAAGGCCAGTTACCGCCGGATGAAGTGTTGCAGCGCCAAGTGTTAGAACGCTTGATTTTGATCAAGCTGCAAGTTGCGCGGGCGCAGACCAATGGCATCCGCGTCAGTGACGATGAGCTGAATCAGGCCATTTCCAGCATTGCTGAGAATAATAAGACCAGTGTTGATGGTCTTCGCCAAAAATTAGTTGCCGAAGGGATTTCTTTCCCCGAATTCCGCCAGTCAGTGCGTGATGAGATTACCGTGCATCATTTGCGCCAAGGCTTTGCGCAGAGCCGTATTGTGGTCAGTGAAGGTGAAGTGGATACCGCACTCGCGCAGGCCAACAGCGGTGCCCAGTATCATCTACAGCACATCTTGGTTTCCTTGCCTGACGGGGCAACCTCCGAACAGATTGCGATTGCCCAGAAAAAAATCAATGGCATTAAGAGTGTGATCGATAAAGGCGAACTTGCCTTTTCCGCTGCCGCAGTACGTTATTCCGATAGTCCCAACGCGCTTGAAAGTGGTGATTTGGGCTGGCGTAGCCTTGACGAGATTCCCGAAGCATTTGCGCAGATGGTTCAAACCATGAAGCCTGGCCAGATCGTTGGTCCGCTGCGTGGCACCAGCGGTTTTCAGCTGCTTAAGCTCGTAGAAGTTCGCGATAGTACTGCTGCGGCGGGTCCGCGGCAGATGGCGACCGAATACCACGCCCGCCACATTCTGGTTCGTATTACTGATAAACAGAAAGAAGCGCAAGCCAAGGCCAAAATCGACACCCTGCGTGCTCGTATCGCTGGTGGTGCGGATTTCCAGACCGTTGCTCGAGAATCCTCAGAGGACGCTAACAACAGTAACCAGGGTGGGGATCTTGGTTGGTTCCCGTCCGATGCGTTTGGGGCTGACTTTGGCAACCATGTTAAAGCGCTTGCTGACGGCAACGTCTCCGAACCTTTCCGTAGCGCTGCCGGATGGCATATCGTGCAGCGTCTGGGCACCCGCCAGACAGATGTCACCAGGGAGAACCAGCGTGCCCAGATTCGTGACACGATTGGCCAACGCAAGTTAGAAGAATCTTATGAGCGTTTTTTGCGGGAACTCCGTAGTGAAGCGTATGTGAGTCTTCAGATTGAGGAGCCAGCTGACGATCACCATACTCCCAGTGCGGCGGTGACCCCGGCAACAGGGGCCGTATTACCGGCCGCAACGAAGCACTGA
- the pdxA gene encoding 4-hydroxythreonine-4-phosphate dehydrogenase PdxA: protein MLHPALALVPGEPAGVGPELCVRLVQQPRQDCRLVAFADPATLQAAAAALDLPLRLLPPEALPERPGDLPIQAHCHVHPTRFGHPDPANAPAVIAALCEAASHCVHGVLHGIVTGPVHKAVINQSGIHYTGTTELLAAQAECDVVMMLANPHLRVALVTTHLPLRDVPDAITAALLERCLRIVNTAMCGDFGIATPRIAVLGLNPHAGEEGYLGREELDVVIPVLQRLRAEGMVLLGPLSADTAFLPTKLIGYDAVVAMYHDQGLPVLKHSGFEQAVNITLGLPYPRVAVDHGTALDLAGRGVADPSSLFAATALCARLAASRALLSVRS from the coding sequence ATGTTGCACCCCGCGCTTGCTTTGGTTCCTGGCGAACCGGCGGGCGTTGGCCCTGAATTGTGCGTGCGGTTGGTACAACAGCCGCGTCAAGATTGCCGACTTGTTGCCTTCGCCGATCCAGCCACCTTACAGGCTGCTGCCGCTGCACTAGATTTGCCGCTGCGTTTGCTTCCGCCCGAAGCACTCCCTGAGCGTCCTGGTGATCTGCCTATACAGGCCCATTGCCACGTTCATCCGACGCGTTTTGGTCACCCAGACCCTGCCAATGCTCCTGCGGTGATCGCTGCACTCTGTGAGGCGGCAAGCCACTGCGTACATGGAGTGCTGCATGGCATCGTCACTGGCCCGGTACACAAGGCCGTTATCAATCAGAGCGGCATCCATTACACCGGCACGACAGAATTGCTGGCCGCGCAGGCAGAGTGCGACGTAGTCATGATGTTGGCTAATCCGCATCTGCGCGTGGCCCTGGTCACCACCCATCTGCCGTTGCGTGATGTGCCGGACGCTATCACTGCAGCACTGTTAGAGCGGTGCTTACGGATTGTTAATACCGCGATGTGCGGTGACTTTGGCATCGCAACCCCTCGCATTGCCGTCCTTGGATTAAATCCGCATGCAGGTGAAGAGGGTTATCTTGGTCGCGAAGAACTGGATGTTGTCATCCCCGTGTTGCAGCGTTTGCGTGCCGAAGGCATGGTTTTGCTGGGGCCACTGTCTGCGGATACGGCGTTCTTGCCAACCAAGTTGATTGGCTATGATGCAGTGGTGGCGATGTATCACGACCAAGGGTTGCCAGTACTCAAACACAGCGGATTTGAACAGGCGGTCAATATCACCTTGGGCCTTCCCTATCCGCGTGTCGCTGTGGACCACGGCACCGCCCTTGACCTTGCTGGCCGTGGCGTTGCTGATCCTTCTAGTCTCTTTGCAGCCACTGCGCTATGTGCCCGGCTAGCTGCGTCGCGCGCCTTGCTGTCCGTACGTTCCTGA